In Helianthus annuus cultivar XRQ/B chromosome 8, HanXRQr2.0-SUNRISE, whole genome shotgun sequence, a single genomic region encodes these proteins:
- the LOC110873366 gene encoding pathogenesis-related genes transcriptional activator PTI6 yields MAVQNTVTVRSAVKFTEHVITTNKPAATTSFKRKVVRITMTDPYATDSSSDEEEDEERLTTKRIKKHVVQITVDSSSTRFVKRNRNRRRVRCTGATVKKYRGVRRRPWGRYAAEIRDPARRKRVWLGTFDTPEEAATVYDNAAVRMKGCNAVTNFPVASLTEAEIVDSKKPNGYGEVDVNVNVNVNVNDVVLSPTSVLPFDDELPPFDGFRYDDVDAFGFCFNVDVDINYPDFEVPVNYYGEGFCDFDIDDFLVDN; encoded by the coding sequence ATGGCGGTACAAAACACTGTGACCGTACGATCAGCGGTTAAGTTTACAGAGCACGTGATCACAACGAACAAGCCTGCAGCAACGACGTCGTTTAAGAGGAAAGTTGTTAGGATTACTATGACGGATCCCTACGCAACCGATTCATCTTCCgatgaggaagaagatgaagaacgATTAACAACGAAGAGGATTAAGAAGCATGTGGTTCAAATCACCGTTGATTCTTCTTCTACGAGATTTGTGAAGCGGAATCGGAACAGGCGGCGCGTGAGGTGCACGGGAGCAACGGTGAAGAAGTACCGAGGTGTTCGCCGGCGGCCATGGGGGCGTTACGCCGCGGAGATACGTGATCCGGCCCGGCGGAAGCGCGTGTGGCTAGGTACGTTTGATACGCCGGAGGAAGCTGCCACGGTGTACGATAACGCCGCCGTGAGGATGAAAGGTTGTAACGCCGTTACGAATTTTCCGGTAGCTTCGTTAACGGAAGCTGAAATCGTTGACAGTAAAAAACCTAACGGTTACGGTGAAGTGGAtgttaatgttaatgttaatgttaatgttAACGACGTCGTTTTGTCGCCGACTTCTGTGCTTCCGTTTGACGATGAGTTACCGCCGTTTGACGGTTTTCGGTATGATGACGTGGATGcttttggtttttgttttaatGTCGACGTGGATATTAATTATCCGGATTTTGAGGTTCCAGTTAATTACTACGGTGAAGGGTTTTGTGATTTTGACATTGATGATTTTCTCGTTGATAATTaa
- the LOC110873363 gene encoding ubiquitin-conjugating enzyme E2 28 encodes MASKRIIKELKDLQKDPPTSCSAGPVAEDMFHWQATIMGPSDSPYSGGVFLVNIHFPPDYPFKPPKVAFRTKVFHPNINSNGSICLDILKEQWSPALTISKVLLSICSLLTDPNPDDPLVPEIAHMYKTDKSKYEATARSWTQKYAMG; translated from the exons ATGGCGTCAAAGCGTATCATTAAGGAACTCAAGGATTTGCAGAAGGATCCTCCTACGTCATGCAGTGCTG GTCCTGTTGCTGAGGACATGTTTCATTGGCAAGCAACAATAATGGGACCTTCGGATAGCCCTTACTCTGGTGGGGTGTTTCTCGTCAATATTCATTTCCCCCCTGATTACCCATTTAAGCCCCCAAAG GTTGCATTTAGGACGAAGGTGTTTCATCCAAACATCAATAGCAACGGTAGCATATGTTTGGATATCCTCAAGGAACAATGGAGTCCAGCACTAACAATCTCCAAG GTGTTGCTTTCCATCTGCTCACTGTTGACAGACCCGAACCCTGATGATCCGTTGGTGCCAGAGATTGCTCACATGTATAAAACCGACAAGTCCAAGTACGAGGCCACTGCTCGTAGCTGGACGCAGAAGTATGCCATGGGCTAA
- the LOC110873361 gene encoding 26S proteasome regulatory subunit 6B homolog produces the protein MAATMVLDPKPSSTPPPTLPNPYTTDSQSTDSEDDLYTRLKTLDRQIEFIDIQEEYVKDELKNLKREQLRSQEEVKRIQSVPLVIGQFMEMIDQNNGIVGSTTGSNYYVRILSTINRELLKPSASVALHRHSNALVDVLPPEADSSISLLSQSEKPDVTYNDIGGCDIQKQEIREAVELPLTHHELYKQIGIDPPRGVLLYGPPGTGKTMLAKAVANHTTAAFIRVVGSEFVQKYLGEGPRMVRDVFRLAKENAPAIIFIDEVDAIATARFDAQTGADREVQRILMELLNQMDGFDQTVNVKVIMATNRADTLDPALLRPGRLDRKIEFPLPDRRQKRLVFQVCTAKMNLSDEVDLEDYVSRPDKISAAEITAICQEAGMHAVRKNRYVILPKDFEKGYRTNVKKPDTDFDFYK, from the exons ATGGCAGCAACAATGGTTCTCGATCCCAAACCCTCATCCACACCACCACCAACTCTCCCCAACCCCTACACCACCGACTCCCAATCAACCGACTCCGAAGACGACCTCTACACGCGCCTCAAAACCCTAGATCGCCAAATCGAGTTCATCGACATCCAAGAAGAGTACGTGAAAGACGAATTAAAGAATCTGAAGCGAGAGCAACTGAGATCTCAAGAGGAGGTGAAGCGGATCCAGTCGGTGCCGCTTGTGATTGGGCAGTTTATGGAGATGATTGACCAGAATAATGGGATTGTGGGGTCTACTACGGGGTCTAATTATTATGTGAGGATTTTGAGTACGATTAATCGGGAGTTGTTGAAGCCTTCGGCTTCTGTGGCTCTGCATAGGCATAGTAATGCGCTTGTTGATGTGTTGCCGCCTGAGGCGGACTCGAGTATCTCGCTTTTGAGCCAGTCTGAGAAACCTGATGTTACTTACAAC GATATCGGAGGATGTGACATTCAAAAGCAGGAAATACGTGAAGCTGTCGAGTTACCTTTGACTCATCACGAATTGTACAAACAGATAGGTATCGACCCACCACGTGGCGTTCTGCTCTATGGTCCACCTGGCACGGGTAAAACCATGCTTGCTAAGGCTGTTGCAAACCATACAACTGCAGCCTTTATTAGGGTTGTTGGCTCGGAATTTGTTCAAAAGTATCTTGGTGAG GGACCTAGAATGGTTCGTGATGTTTTCCGTCTTGCTAAAGAAAACGCACCTGCTATTATATTTATCGATGAAGTCGATGCAATCGCAACTGCCAGGTTTGATGCTCAGACTGGAGCTGATAGAGAAGTGCAGCGAATTCTCATGGAACTGCTAAATCAG ATGGATGGGTTTGACCAGACTGTTAATGTTAAGGTTATAATGGCAACTAACCGAGCTGATACTTTGGACCCAGCACTTCTTCGCCCTGGTAGGCTTGATCGCAAGATTGAGTTTCCTTTGCCTGATAGGCGACAAAAAAGACTTGTTTTTCAG GTTTGCACTGCTAAAATGAATTTAAGTGATGAAGTTGACTTGGAAGATTACGTCTCTCGGCCCGACAAGATCAGTGCTGCTGAA ATTACAGCAATCTGTCAAGAAGCAGGGATGCACGCTGTGCGCAAGAACCGTTATGTCATTCTTCCCAAGGACTTTGAGAAGGGCTACAGAACCAACGTAAAGAAGCCTGACACGGATTTTGATTTCTACAAGTAA